One window of the Candidatus Jettenia sp. genome contains the following:
- the amrB gene encoding AmmeMemoRadiSam system protein B has protein sequence MRSLSLFVFFLIVLSNSILFAQTELQEVWEPQVAGRFYSENENVLKGQINTFFKNIPKQPDKGKPLAVISPHAGYQYSGQVAAYGYKSIKGYEFTRVILLSPSHFSSGKRFRGVSILKAKNFKTPLGLIPVDQEACNYLFTFAKGSSPTTPQKTTTLFGSYEGAYSGEHSLETQLPFLQLSLGNFTLVPIMVGILVDGDFDQIANAIRPLLNDKTLVVVSSDFTHYGEGYGYVPFKTNIEKNIKALDYGAFEKILSKDFHGLRTYRKETGINTCGIIPIALLLKLLPENAQGEILNYDTSGRQSNNFSFSVSYASIIFTKLPETKSGHYAPSLDSLDPSEKHPPFCLTSEEKIRLLSLARNTLQTYLRTGIPPDLTPIERTVTPKLKKNYGVFVTLKKRGELRGCMGYVLPKRALFQGVVENTINSSSGDRRFNPVETQEISDIIIEISVLSELKKINRPVDFLPGKEGILIRKGLAHAVFLPQIAIEEGWDRIETLQHLCQKAGLPKDAWKDDGMEFYVFTTNVFNEVDTI, from the coding sequence ATGAGATCTTTATCCCTTTTTGTTTTTTTTCTCATAGTCTTATCAAATTCTATCTTATTTGCACAGACAGAACTACAAGAAGTTTGGGAGCCTCAGGTAGCAGGACGTTTCTATTCTGAAAATGAAAATGTCTTAAAAGGACAAATTAATACTTTCTTCAAGAACATACCGAAGCAACCAGACAAAGGTAAACCCCTGGCTGTCATTTCTCCCCACGCCGGATATCAATATTCCGGCCAGGTAGCAGCATATGGATATAAAAGCATTAAAGGCTACGAGTTTACCCGGGTTATCTTATTATCCCCCAGCCATTTCTCGAGTGGCAAGCGTTTCCGGGGCGTTTCAATTCTTAAGGCAAAAAATTTTAAAACACCCTTAGGTCTTATCCCTGTCGATCAGGAAGCATGTAACTATTTATTTACCTTCGCAAAAGGCTCATCACCAACCACACCTCAAAAAACTACAACGCTTTTTGGATCATATGAAGGGGCATATAGCGGAGAACATTCTTTAGAAACACAATTGCCCTTTTTGCAGCTATCTCTGGGTAATTTTACCTTAGTCCCTATTATGGTCGGTATATTAGTAGATGGCGATTTTGATCAGATTGCTAATGCTATTCGGCCATTACTAAATGATAAAACACTGGTAGTAGTAAGTTCTGATTTTACCCATTATGGAGAAGGGTACGGCTATGTTCCCTTTAAAACAAATATTGAAAAAAATATCAAAGCCTTGGATTATGGGGCATTTGAAAAAATTCTTTCAAAAGATTTTCATGGATTAAGAACATACAGAAAGGAAACAGGAATAAACACATGCGGTATCATCCCAATCGCTTTGCTTTTAAAATTATTACCTGAAAATGCACAGGGTGAAATTTTAAACTATGATACATCCGGACGCCAATCCAACAACTTTTCTTTTTCGGTAAGCTATGCATCAATTATATTTACAAAACTTCCGGAAACTAAATCTGGTCATTATGCACCATCATTAGATTCTTTAGATCCTTCGGAAAAACATCCACCTTTTTGTTTAACAAGTGAAGAAAAAATACGTTTATTGTCTCTTGCCAGAAATACCTTGCAAACTTACCTAAGAACAGGTATTCCGCCCGATTTAACCCCTATAGAGCGTACCGTTACACCAAAATTAAAAAAGAACTATGGAGTTTTTGTAACACTAAAAAAACGCGGTGAACTTCGGGGGTGTATGGGATATGTTCTGCCGAAGAGAGCACTCTTCCAAGGCGTAGTAGAAAATACCATCAACTCATCTTCCGGTGACCGCCGATTTAATCCTGTAGAGACTCAAGAGATATCTGATATTATTATAGAGATTTCAGTTTTGAGTGAGCTAAAAAAGATTAACAGGCCCGTTGATTTTCTCCCGGGTAAAGAAGGTATTCTTATACGTAAAGGGCTTGCTCATGCCGTATTTTTGCCACAAATTGCGATTGAGGAAGGATGGGACAGAATAGAAACCTTACAGCATCTTTGCCAAAAAGCGGGATTGCCAAAAGACGCATGGAAAGACGATGGAATGGAATTTTATGTTTTTACCACAAATGTATTTAACGAAGTAGATACTATTTAA
- the amrA gene encoding AmmeMemoRadiSam system protein A, whose protein sequence is MDSQAKKILLQIARKQIEAAVKQEPMPFILCDHSDLQGREGAFVTLRTHGELRGCIGRFISDIPLYQLISELAISSATEDFRFESNRIKLSELTNLEIEISIVSELKPINNPFDFELGKHGIFIKRGAQIGCLLPQVAVETGWNKAKLLSYCCSGKANLPSDAWKSKDIEISTFTVEIIEEKDKV, encoded by the coding sequence TTGGATAGTCAGGCAAAGAAAATTCTCCTACAAATTGCCCGGAAACAAATTGAGGCTGCGGTAAAACAAGAGCCTATGCCTTTTATTCTCTGTGACCATTCTGATCTTCAGGGAAGAGAAGGCGCTTTTGTAACCTTAAGAACACACGGAGAACTCAGAGGTTGCATCGGCCGTTTTATATCAGATATACCACTCTACCAATTAATCTCTGAACTTGCTATTTCCTCAGCAACAGAAGACTTCCGATTCGAATCTAATCGTATTAAATTGTCTGAATTAACCAACCTGGAAATCGAAATATCTATCGTATCAGAATTAAAGCCTATTAACAATCCCTTCGATTTTGAGCTTGGGAAACATGGCATATTCATAAAAAGAGGGGCTCAGATAGGATGTTTATTGCCACAAGTAGCTGTAGAGACCGGGTGGAATAAAGCAAAATTACTCTCTTACTGCTGTTCGGGTAAGGCAAATTTGCCTTCTGATGCCTGGAAATCTAAAGATATTGAAATATCCACCTTTACCGTTGAGATTATTGAGGAAAAAGATAAAGTTTAG
- a CDS encoding SPFH domain-containing protein: MHIGKFTAKYIIPIGILVFIAIFVIGVKFFVIKVGVDQVGVRTIIWGVKRGIVQRDYGPGWHRAITAIDQWDLYDGTVQTLELAKEPSRIGHDERREAAIRTADDYDVSVDMIVKYQIKEGEAWKLRQDLGTGERYKVIVENEARDVARSIFGRMVERDLYNPDEKRKRAEECKIQLMERLSPRHVNIIDVLILEMRFDPQLERKIKNIKLAELDNVLNKSKALAAEQRGITQTIEADTEALAQKIVGDKERAITVLDAETTKTTIELLAEADKYLVQKKAEADLYKQQRIADGTLLIKKSQAEGEGLRREALSGLGGDIIIAMEAARNMNLADVNISSLDLNLLDVDDMATRLGVSDTRGILRVDPKTFKQIQEMLNQPKTPDTAKPK; encoded by the coding sequence ATGCACATAGGAAAATTTACCGCGAAATATATAATTCCTATAGGTATTCTTGTATTTATCGCTATTTTTGTTATTGGTGTAAAATTTTTCGTAATTAAGGTTGGCGTTGACCAAGTAGGAGTAAGGACAATTATCTGGGGTGTAAAAAGAGGTATTGTCCAAAGGGACTATGGGCCGGGATGGCACAGGGCAATTACTGCTATTGACCAGTGGGATCTTTACGACGGTACCGTCCAAACACTAGAACTTGCGAAGGAACCTTCCCGTATAGGACATGATGAAAGAAGAGAGGCCGCAATACGAACTGCAGATGACTATGATGTATCGGTAGATATGATTGTTAAGTATCAAATAAAAGAAGGTGAGGCGTGGAAATTAAGACAGGATTTAGGTACTGGTGAACGCTACAAAGTTATCGTTGAGAATGAAGCGCGTGACGTTGCGAGAAGTATATTTGGTAGAATGGTGGAGCGTGATTTATACAACCCTGACGAAAAAAGAAAAAGGGCGGAAGAATGCAAAATACAACTCATGGAAAGACTTTCGCCGCGCCACGTAAATATTATCGATGTGCTTATCCTGGAAATGAGGTTCGATCCGCAGCTTGAGAGAAAGATCAAAAATATTAAATTAGCTGAACTTGACAATGTATTAAACAAATCAAAAGCCCTTGCCGCTGAACAACGTGGTATTACCCAAACTATAGAAGCTGATACAGAAGCCCTTGCGCAGAAAATCGTCGGTGATAAGGAAAGAGCAATTACCGTACTTGATGCTGAAACGACGAAAACAACGATTGAACTCCTCGCTGAAGCTGATAAATACCTGGTACAAAAGAAAGCAGAAGCCGACCTTTATAAGCAGCAGCGTATAGCTGATGGAACATTGTTAATTAAGAAGTCACAGGCAGAAGGAGAAGGATTAAGAAGGGAAGCCCTTTCTGGTTTAGGCGGTGATATTATTATTGCTATGGAAGCAGCAAGAAATATGAATTTAGCAGATGTTAATATCTCAAGTCTTGATTTGAATCTCCTTGATGTTGATGATATGGCAACCCGGCTTGGTGTATCAGATACAAGAGGAATACTTCGTGTAGATCCAAAAACATTTAAGCAAATTCAAGAGATGTTAAATCAACCAAAAACTCCTGATACTGCAAAACCAAAATAA
- the trpE gene encoding anthranilate synthase component I, producing MNNRYFPTFDEFKQLAKTGKGNIIPVYRQLFADTLTPVSAFQKISDTNCAFLLESAAGGEKIARYSLLGSDPFIEFTSFGNRVEIKRGAHKQEILYAEDPLEVLHKEMKAFIPVQIQGLPKFFSCAVGYLGYDTARYFERLPNPPHDDLSLPDIQVMFYNTIIIFDHVTKTIKVVCTAHIHKEYGEDIYTEVTQKIDRIIEKLRTPVTSLSDDITTHGEVNISFSSNFPKAGFLKAVDRCKEYIRAGDIFQVVISQRLKTQTQADPFDIYRVLRVINPSPYMFYLKLGNLKLIGSSPEVMVKVEDAKITVRPIAGTRKRGKDDTEDTTFAQELITDPKERAEHIMLLDLGRNDVGRVSRYGSVHIEEKMVIEKYSHVMHITSSVCGVLREDKNAFDSLKACLPAGTLSGAPKIRAMEIIDEIEPTKRGPYGGAVGYFDFFGNVNTCITIRTILLKDSDAYIQAGAGIVADSIPEREYEETLNKAKGLLKAIELAEKLG from the coding sequence ATGAACAATAGATATTTTCCCACCTTTGACGAATTTAAGCAGTTGGCCAAAACCGGAAAAGGTAATATTATTCCTGTCTATCGGCAATTATTTGCAGATACCCTCACACCGGTATCTGCATTTCAGAAGATTTCAGATACCAACTGTGCGTTTTTACTTGAAAGCGCTGCGGGCGGAGAAAAGATTGCCCGCTATTCGCTTCTTGGCTCAGACCCGTTTATTGAATTTACTTCGTTTGGTAATCGTGTAGAGATAAAACGAGGTGCTCATAAGCAAGAAATATTATATGCAGAAGACCCTTTAGAAGTTTTACATAAGGAAATGAAGGCCTTTATCCCTGTTCAGATACAGGGTCTACCAAAATTTTTTAGCTGTGCAGTTGGTTATCTTGGGTACGATACAGCACGCTATTTTGAGCGGCTTCCCAATCCGCCTCATGATGATCTGTCACTCCCTGATATACAGGTGATGTTTTATAATACTATAATTATATTCGATCATGTAACAAAAACTATTAAGGTTGTTTGTACGGCACACATTCATAAAGAATATGGAGAGGATATATATACAGAAGTAACACAAAAGATCGATCGTATCATCGAAAAACTTCGGACACCGGTAACATCTTTAAGTGATGATATTACGACTCATGGAGAAGTCAATATTTCGTTTTCTTCAAATTTCCCAAAGGCTGGCTTTCTGAAAGCTGTAGATCGGTGCAAGGAATATATTCGTGCGGGGGATATATTCCAGGTAGTCATCTCTCAACGCTTAAAGACACAAACGCAGGCGGATCCATTTGATATCTACCGCGTTTTGCGAGTGATCAATCCATCCCCCTATATGTTTTATTTAAAGTTGGGGAATCTGAAACTCATTGGGTCTTCACCTGAAGTTATGGTAAAGGTGGAAGATGCTAAAATTACCGTAAGACCTATCGCCGGCACGAGAAAAAGAGGGAAAGATGATACAGAAGATACAACATTTGCACAGGAATTGATTACAGACCCTAAAGAGCGCGCTGAGCATATCATGCTTTTAGACCTGGGAAGGAATGATGTGGGAAGGGTGTCGCGCTATGGTAGCGTACATATTGAAGAAAAGATGGTAATTGAAAAATATTCACATGTAATGCATATAACATCCAGTGTATGTGGTGTATTGCGGGAAGATAAAAATGCCTTTGATTCTTTAAAAGCATGTTTACCTGCTGGTACCTTGTCTGGCGCACCGAAAATAAGGGCGATGGAAATTATTGATGAAATCGAGCCTACGAAGCGAGGTCCCTATGGAGGGGCTGTTGGATATTTCGATTTCTTTGGAAACGTAAATACGTGTATCACGATCCGTACTATTCTCTTAAAAGACAGCGATGCTTATATTCAGGCCGGTGCCGGAATTGTTGCAGATTCTATCCCGGAGCGGGAATATGAAGAGACTTTAAATAAGGCTAAGGGCCTATTGAAAGCGATAGAACTTGCAGAAAAATTGGGTTAA
- a CDS encoding DedA family protein, whose translation MKYEEAVELSQVKKAGLHRRLYEWTLHWAHTPYGAFALFALAFCESSFFPIPPDVLLMALAFSIPKKSFKYAAICSAGSVLGGCFGYFIGYQFFEYLGLPILNFYGITDKFNFVKEKYNTNAFIAVAIAGFTPIPYKVFTIAAGVCKINIWTFIIASVVSRSGRFFIIAALTYVFGPKIKDFIDKYFNIISIAFVILLVAGFVVIKLLT comes from the coding sequence ATGAAGTATGAAGAAGCTGTGGAATTATCACAGGTTAAAAAAGCAGGTCTGCACAGAAGGCTTTATGAGTGGACACTGCACTGGGCCCATACCCCTTATGGGGCTTTTGCTCTTTTTGCACTGGCTTTTTGCGAATCATCCTTTTTTCCGATACCCCCTGATGTGCTCCTTATGGCGCTTGCATTCTCAATTCCCAAAAAATCTTTCAAATATGCGGCAATCTGCTCTGCCGGATCTGTATTAGGTGGCTGTTTTGGTTATTTTATTGGATATCAATTCTTTGAATACCTGGGGCTGCCTATCCTTAATTTCTATGGGATAACCGATAAATTTAATTTTGTCAAAGAAAAATATAATACTAACGCCTTTATTGCTGTAGCCATAGCCGGATTCACGCCTATTCCTTACAAGGTCTTTACTATTGCAGCAGGCGTCTGTAAGATCAATATTTGGACATTTATCATAGCATCAGTAGTGAGCCGTTCCGGACGGTTTTTCATCATAGCAGCACTTACCTATGTGTTTGGACCAAAAATTAAGGATTTTATAGATAAATACTTTAATATAATCTCTATCGCTTTTGTAATATTACTGGTTGCTGGTTTTGTCGTCATCAAATTACTCACATAA
- a CDS encoding alginate export family protein, whose translation MMKKALWKTCMGGFATAVFCVATCTQSFGADGKSIEDMEKELNALKASVSSLTEQIESVKQEKLAADASSDAKEDVEALRNEVNTLKEEMKTAAQAEPTLKAEDITGNVYSEFAKRVKLGGQIRTRAEYANGFYQVPTSNATLPGGTGPATTRNRSVDDDYILNQTRLWADADVNEHLRVFIQLQDARTFGAEGTTVGFAHAYDENTILDIHQGYFDLKKLFDLPLTVRVGRQEIIWGDHRVIGNFVWSNVGRTFDGGRFMWDTDAIHAEAFAAKVDEDGWTTAETDNDGNSDENIYAAQLGFKKLIPGALLELMYIQKNDQDSVTNSATATGFDPVGASDDVVIHDFGIRIDGKVPGLDAIDYTVESHFQGGEYGTQDQEAWALAARVGYTFKELPWTPRIGVEYDYASGDDDPADNDHETFDNLYPTNHWQGNYGFIDLISWQNIHDFRGNIKVVPTNKLTVQVDYHYFLLDEEEDGWYFANGLLATGTRPGGVGGSYASNDDNLAQEIDLTVSYDLYKNVKILAGYSFFRPEDWIEDEIDDIDTHWGYLQTTVTF comes from the coding sequence ATGATGAAGAAAGCTTTGTGGAAGACCTGTATGGGCGGTTTTGCTACCGCCGTCTTCTGTGTTGCAACCTGTACCCAGTCGTTTGGGGCGGATGGAAAGTCTATAGAAGACATGGAAAAGGAGTTAAATGCTTTAAAGGCATCTGTTTCAAGCCTAACGGAGCAGATTGAATCTGTTAAGCAGGAGAAATTGGCGGCAGATGCTTCATCTGATGCAAAAGAAGATGTTGAGGCGTTAAGAAATGAGGTTAATACATTAAAGGAAGAAATGAAAACCGCTGCCCAGGCGGAGCCTACCCTAAAGGCTGAAGATATAACAGGAAATGTTTACTCCGAGTTTGCAAAGAGGGTAAAGCTCGGTGGCCAGATCAGAACAAGGGCGGAATATGCAAACGGTTTTTACCAAGTACCAACAAGTAATGCAACTCTGCCTGGTGGTACAGGGCCTGCTACTACAAGGAACAGGTCAGTAGATGATGATTATATCTTGAACCAGACAAGGCTCTGGGCAGATGCTGATGTAAATGAGCATTTAAGGGTATTTATCCAGCTTCAAGATGCAAGGACATTTGGTGCAGAAGGCACTACGGTTGGCTTTGCGCATGCTTATGATGAGAATACCATTTTAGATATTCATCAAGGTTATTTTGATTTAAAAAAGTTATTTGATCTTCCATTAACGGTAAGGGTTGGTCGTCAGGAGATTATATGGGGAGATCATAGGGTTATTGGTAACTTTGTATGGTCTAACGTTGGCCGTACATTCGATGGTGGACGTTTTATGTGGGATACGGATGCCATACATGCTGAGGCGTTTGCCGCAAAGGTAGATGAAGATGGCTGGACGACTGCAGAAACTGATAACGATGGCAATTCTGATGAAAATATTTATGCAGCACAGTTAGGATTCAAAAAGCTTATACCCGGCGCTTTATTGGAGCTTATGTATATTCAGAAAAACGACCAGGACAGTGTCACTAATAGTGCTACCGCAACAGGATTTGATCCTGTAGGAGCTTCAGATGACGTTGTCATCCACGATTTTGGTATAAGAATCGATGGAAAGGTTCCAGGTTTAGATGCTATAGATTATACGGTAGAATCACATTTCCAGGGTGGAGAGTATGGAACTCAGGACCAGGAGGCATGGGCGCTTGCTGCCAGGGTAGGTTATACCTTTAAAGAATTGCCATGGACGCCCCGTATTGGTGTTGAATATGATTATGCTTCAGGTGATGATGATCCTGCGGATAATGACCACGAGACGTTTGATAATCTCTATCCGACAAACCACTGGCAGGGAAACTATGGTTTTATCGATTTGATTTCCTGGCAAAACATACATGACTTCAGGGGTAACATAAAGGTTGTACCTACAAACAAATTGACGGTACAGGTCGATTATCATTATTTCTTGCTGGACGAAGAGGAAGATGGTTGGTATTTTGCTAATGGTTTACTTGCTACCGGTACAAGGCCTGGCGGTGTTGGTGGCAGTTATGCAAGTAACGATGATAACCTGGCACAAGAAATAGATTTAACCGTAAGCTACGACCTGTATAAAAACGTTAAAATCCTTGCTGGATATTCCTTTTTCAGACCAGAGGATTGGATCGAGGATGAAATCGATGATATTGATACCCACTGGGGTTATCTGCAAACCACGGTTACGTTCTAA